From a single Oncorhynchus masou masou isolate Uvic2021 unplaced genomic scaffold, UVic_Omas_1.1 unplaced_scaffold_1007, whole genome shotgun sequence genomic region:
- the LOC135528670 gene encoding proline-rich protein HaeIII subfamily 1-like — MANQSADGPSTSQSQEMATQSAHGPSPSQSQEMATQSADGPSTSQSQEMANQSADGPSPSQSQEMANQSADGPSPSQSQEMATQSADGPSTSQSQEMASQSADGPSTRSSSHPSPSQSADGPSTRSSSHPFPSQSADGPSTRSSSHPSPSQSADGPSTRSSSHPFPSQSADGPSTRSSSHPSPSQSADGPSTRSSSHPFPSQSADGPSTRSSSHPFPSQSADCPSTRSSSHPFPSQSADCPSTRSSSHPSPASQQTAPPPGPPHTPSPASQQTAPPPGPPHTPPPASQQTAPPPGPPHTPSPASQQTAPPPGPPHTPPPASQQTAPPPGPPHTPPQPVSRLPLHQVLLTPLPQPVSRRPLHQVLLTPLPQPVSRRPLHQVLLTPLPQPVSRRPLHQVLLTPLPQPVSRRPLHQVLLTPLPQPAAAGWGR; from the exons ATGGCCAACCAATCAGCAGACGGACCCTCTACCTCCCAGTCCCAGGAGATGGCCACCCAGTCAGCACAcggaccctctccctcccagtcccaggAGATGGCCACCCAGTCAGCAGACGGACCCTCTACCTCCCAGTCCCAGGAGATGGCCAACCAATCAGCAGAcggaccctctccctcccagtcccaggAGATGGCCAACCAATCAGCAGAcggaccctctccctcccagtcccaggAGATGGCCACCCAGTCAGCAGACGGACCCTCTACCTCCCAGTCCCAGGAGAtggccagccagtcagcagacggcccctccaccaggtcctcctcacacccctcccccagccagtcagcagacggcccctccaccaggtcctcctcacaccccttccccagccagtcagcagacggcccctccaccaggtcctcctcacacccctcccccagccagtcagcagacggcccctccaccaggtcctcctcacaccccttccccagccagtcagcagacggcccctccaccaggtcctcctcacacccctcccccagccagtcagcagacggcccctccaccaggtcctcctcacaccccttccccagccagtcagcagacggcccctccaccaggtcctcctcacaccccttccccagccagtcagcagactgcccctccaccaggtcctcctcacaccccttccccagccagtcagcagactgcccctccaccaggtcctcctcacacccttccccagccagtcagcagacggcccctccaccaggtcctcctcacaccccttccccagccagtcagcagacggcccctccaccaggtcctcctcacacccctcccccagccagtcagcagacggcccctccaccaggtcctcctcacaccccttccccagccagtcagcagacggcccctccaccaggtcctcctcacacccctcccccagccagtcagcagacggcccctccaccaggtcctcctcacacccctccccagccagtcagcagactgcccctccaccaggtcctcctcacaccccttccccagccagtcagcagacggcccctccaccaggtcctcctcacaccccttccccagccagtcagcagacggcccctccaccaggtcctcctcacacccctcccccagccagtcagcagacggcccctccaccaggtcctcctcacaccccttccccagccagtcagcagacggcccctccaccag gtcctcctcacacccctcccccagccagcagcagcaggatGGGGACGATGA
- the LOC135528672 gene encoding TIMELESS-interacting protein-like: MVDPMENGLFDIPDYDNTDDETFPPLPPPFSPGEGGDPFTGEEGGEISKLAEVPAAKRRGVKRPQPKLDSQRLTSERGLPALRSLFDNVHFKGKGHEAEDLRGLMQRMENWAHRLYPKLQFEDFIDKLETLGSKKEVQTCLKRIRLDMPLIHEDFVGDDGEDDTAASRDGRVVNHDDPDPFGDGGFPEDPPGRVPSTPAAAPSLFSSSQAGPVHSTPAPSLTEEQQRRIELNKRLALERRLARMQQHTDGSKEMANQSAHGHSASQSQEMATQSAHGPSPSQSQEMATQSADGPSTSQSQEMATQSADGPSTSQSQEMATQSADGPSPSQSQEMATQSAHGPSPSQSAHGPSPSQSAHGPSPSQSAHGPSPSQSAHGPSPSQSAHGPSPSQSAD; the protein is encoded by the exons gggaggagggaggagagatctCCAAGCTGGCCGAAGTCCCTGCTGCCAAGAGGAGAGGCGTCAAGAGACCACAGCCCAAACTGGACTCTCAGAG GCTGACATCAGAAAGAGGACTTCCGGCTCTTCGCTCCCTGTTTGACAACGTTCATTTCAAAGGCAAAGGACACGAG GCTGAGGACTTGCGGGGGCTGATGCAGAGGATGGAGAACTGGGCTCACAGGCTGTACCCCAAACTGCAGTTTGAAGACTTCATAGACAAACTGGAGACGCTGGGCAGCAAGAAAGAAGTCCAG ACGTGTCTGAAGAGAATACGGTTGGACATGCCGCTGATACATGAAGACTTCGTAGGAGACGACG GTGAGGACGACACCGCGGCGTCGAGAGACGGACGTGTCGTCAACCATGACGACCCAGACCCGTTTGGAGACGGAGGTTTCCCTGAAGACCCCCCAGGACGGGTCCCCTCTACCCCTGCCGCTGCTCCCTCCCTGTTCTCGTCCTCCCAGGCTGGCCCGGTCCACTCCACCCCAGCCCCCTCCCTGACAGAAGAGCAGCAGAGACGTATAGAACTCAACAAACGGCTTGCCTTGGAGAGGAGACTGGCCCGcatgcagcaacacacag atgGCTCCAAGGAGATGGCCAACCAATCAGCACACGGACACTCTGCCTCCCAGTCCCAGGAGATGGCCACCCAATCAGCACAcggaccctctccctcccagtcccaggAGATGGCCACCCAGTCAGCAGACGGACCCTCTACCTCCCAGTCCCAGGAGATGGCCACCCAATCAGCAGACGGACCCTCTACCTCCCAGTCCCAGGAGATGGCCACCCAATCAGCAGAcggaccctctccctcccagtcccaggAGATGGCCACCCAGTCAGCACAcggaccctctccctcccagtcagcacacggaccctctccctcccagtcagcacacggaccctctccctcccagtcagcacacggaccctctccctcccagtcagcacacggaccctctccctcccagtcagcacacggaccctctccctcccagtcagcagactga